The DNA window ttagtcgataaattcaaaatcaaattgaacaaaaaatctttttaaaatacttttgacacccaaaaatattgtattttttctacatgtttactattttttttttataataataataataataataagtttttatgtgtgtttgagattgtagtgtatagtatttttacttaaaactatatcaaaataaatatatttttatttttatttatgtttaatataaacatatcaaaacattaaaaaaatactaaaaaaaaacaatcatttattatttttttcaaaaatacttttaaaaaagtatCCAAAAACATAAACGAAGTTATCCCAAGCACAATCTGTTTGTTATTAATCTTCAAATCCCGAAACCCCAAGCTAATTTCTCCCACGCGGACAGTCTTGCACATATGACTGGTCCTCCACCCGCTTGAGCAAACACTGCGTAGCCTCCACCGACTAAATTCTCAAACCCTAAACCAGGGCTTTTACATATTCTCTTATAACCCTCCCCCAAAAAATGGACGAAGGAATGCAGCAATTCCAACAAAGCTTAATCGAGCTCGAAAACGAAGCCGAGCATCTCCTATTAGCTCGAAATCAGGTACACtttaaaacctttaaaaaatatctttgcaaATTATCCTTTCCAAGAATTCactctgttttatttttatcaggtgattgaaaatgataaagagAGGAACGGAAACAGAGAAGCATTGACAGCTTTAAGGAAGAGAGCCAAGACTACAAAAACGAGCATAAAGTTTCCTTTTGAGTCGATAATGAAGGATATTGGGAAGCCGGGATCAAGGACTGCTCCTTTAGTGAAAGAAATTTGTGGGACTTGTGGTAATCATGACGAGAAAGAGAAAACTTGGATGATGTTTCCAGGAAGTGATGTTTTTGCTTGCATTCCATTTCATGCTGCTCACACTATCTTGgataaaggtattttttttttagtttttttaattagaaaatactGGGTTTTGATTGCAAGAGAATTATATGTTTATGATgggttttaatttgatgatttgtCAATGTAGTGGAATTATTAATCGTTTGGTTTAACGCGTGCAATATGTTTTGGAAGTTAAGTTTAAGGTTATTACGTACCCCAGTAAAACTTGTTTTATCAAGTTTTTCGTTGgtttggtgttttttatttgtgctCTTGTCTGATAAATTAGAGGTGCGAATAATGAAGTGGGTTTTCTTTGTCTTCTGGTTCTGTTTCTCTGCCGAGAACACGAGGGACTTTAGGAATATATGGTTTGCTTGACATTTAAATTGGATGTAGAAGACACTTGGGAgatcttatttttttgagaacCTTGTATTTGAAGGTCTTATGTTGCCTATTCTCAATGAGGACTGATATGGTTTGTCCTATTGGGCCAAAAGATAGGGTATTCTTCTGTTTCCGGAGTTAGTTGATTGAGAGTGAATTTATGCATTGCACCAATGCTCCTAGCTTGTTTTAGAACTTTGAACCCTATTTCAAGGAGGAACTATTGCTTCATGAGAAAAGGTTTATATGTAGACATTTGATCTgatatttatatgattttccTTGTTCTTGAAAAACACGTATAATGTACTTGGACAAGTATGATTTGTGAAGTGTTCATCATGTGATGCTCTGCATAATGTGATGTTCacttgatttgagtttttttctccATTGAGAGAGAATATGCAAATTGTTGCAAGGTATCTCAATAAActattattttcagtttttgtgT is part of the Populus trichocarpa isolate Nisqually-1 chromosome 2, P.trichocarpa_v4.1, whole genome shotgun sequence genome and encodes:
- the LOC7453940 gene encoding uncharacterized protein LOC7453940 isoform X1, giving the protein MDEGMQQFQQSLIELENEAEHLLLARNQVIENDKERNGNREALTALRKRAKTTKTSIKFPFESIMKDIGKPGSRTAPLVKEICGTCGNHDEKEKTWMMFPGSDVFACIPFHAAHTILDKDQERLEYEAKKLQSYVKEKTLLISEKGVLADMISPGVLRSLVTLTDKPK
- the LOC7453940 gene encoding uncharacterized protein LOC7453940 isoform X2, yielding MPPHNNKPSRRREGAVFRHLVPQQWVIENDKERNGNREALTALRKRAKTTKTSIKFPFESIMKDIGKPGSRTAPLVKEICGTCGNHDEKEKTWMMFPGSDVFACIPFHAAHTILDKDQERLEYEAKKLQSYVKEKTLLISEKGVLADMISPGVLRSLVTLTDKPK